In the genome of Arachis stenosperma cultivar V10309 chromosome 2, arast.V10309.gnm1.PFL2, whole genome shotgun sequence, the window ctcctcagccatggtggtgaggtggtttcgaacagaaacatcatccatactgataaaaggatagatgttctttcggacgaatgccatagcatccgccttaaccccaccatcaaaagaagaagagccagactctgaagtcttacgcttcttcttctcgggCTCGGAGAGAATTTGGGCAGAAGGAGGTGGTCGGGGCAAACTCGAGGAAGAAATGACAATGGGTTGAGAAGGAGTGCCAGTGTTTttaggaggaggaggtggaggaggaggagaggtgATCGCCCCGGCACCCCCGgacctagcccgggacttcgccttggcctcccggaccctttggtaggcctcctgagcgttcttttttgccatatctacaaaagaaacAACCAAGTTACAAGTCGGTAAAATGTAAGTCGGCggaaacaactcggaaataaagaatgcatgcactacctattTGAGATTGAACGAAAGACGGTGTTCCCTGAAGAATTTTTCTGGTATCCAAATATGGGGacctcccccacgcttctcggaaaaaccctacaatggccgcctccacctcatcCAGGTCATCGGGACCATATTTTTCGCAAGAGGAGGGCGGCGAccaataaaggggaaagcggggagaggaatgctcatccagaaaaaaagggtggtgaccctctacggcttgaactttgaaaaagaagtttttaaagtcgtggaaagattcatcaaaaagggtgaaaatcctccgaccttgaatggctcggaaggatatCCATTGCTGTTTATTGttgagcccactaaagggcttggtcacatggaagagaaagaagaaaatctttagagaggtcggaaagtccagagcatggcttataaactgataaatcttcaaaaaaccccaagaattggggtgaagttgagtaGGGGCGACATTACAATGATGCAAAACAGATATCTCAAAAtctgagaaaggaagaaaaacacccaaacgggtgatcatgcactcatacataaagaaaaaatgaggggcctcctcattttctctcccaaaacagacccggtcttcaggacccgggattatcagttCGTATTTGGGCTCGTCCTCCTCTGAAGTACAGAGCCTGTGATGAGTGCGAAGATGAGTGATGAACTCAGCGTCGaccaacggttcctccccaaggaccgtaACATCTACCCATTGAGAAAGAACGTCTACggaagccattttttatataaagaaaagtggcagaaacctacaaaaagggaaaagaaaaggaaaaataaaaaaacacggCCTCTAAGGAGAAAGATTCGAAACTAGAATCTACAGGTCAACCTATCTACTTgcaaaacaaaacatgcaaacaaaAAGCATGACATGAAAAAGGCAAAgctaacctttatccgaaaaTGAGGGTTGGGGAAGAACAGAAATCTGAAATCTTTGAACGCAAGGATGCAAGCTTGAAAGATCGCGGAaacggaaaatggaaagagagggaaagtatttataaaataggctaaggggcataatggtaaaaacgaggcAGCCATTAATGcgactgcaccgttaccaaagccctcaatccctaaaCGCCTtctcaacggacacgacgcttgaattgacgtaactgtcagaaacaaaaggtcgcgaaaatcacgtcggtttcaaaacccgtgaaggtcggctacgaacccgagttaaatacttgaacccaagcctTGAAAGggtcttgggctcaagtaggggcactgttcataccctggcccaatgttaagggcccaggtccaatcgaaaggcctgatccaatagattaagcctagcaaagcacccGCCACCACTcaagaagtcggtgtcaaccacgacttagtacgaagaggtcggttatgagattagctggcagataaatactcattcaaatgagtaaccgcccctgaaatctctctaaccacttcatatagacatatcttaacctccctaagataatgggacggttattatcctaaagatacggcactactccaacggtggttattggctcaccactataagtacactgacacgcctcaggtattcctaagtccaatactctctaagacctgcttacacccttgctaacttaagcatcggagtgtccttgcaggtaccaccccccattcacgcGCGAGCAccagtcggacggagcctcccgagttgtgGACCTACCTGGAGCCCTCCTCTAttatacacttgggccgccgaacgccatccattggactaatctccggttacctaccgtaacacaTATATTATTGTATTAACTACTTCTTAACTTTTATCTTATAAAAATAGTATTCATGTGAGtaggggtggcaagcggggaagcccgccccgccccgccccgccccgccccgccagaAGCCCGCCTTTTGGCGGGCTGGCCCGTCCCGCCCCGCCTAGTGAGGCGGTCCTAGAATCCTAGCCCGCCCCGCCTAACTGCGGGCTGGCGGGCTAAGCCCGCCAaagctcctcttttttttttttttttactattaactactaagtaatatatataatttcacaatcatattaataaatttataatttctaatggcataaaaaattatattttttatattcacaaacattaaagtctttgtaattataaatatctaataaatataattataaaccaaattttcattcaaaatataagtataaatattctctccaaagcaaaataaatataatccaaaacataattataaatattgtctccaaaataacataaacataattcaaaacactcaatttttatcttcatactCTTGTAAGTTAGGTGGGGGGAAGTTAGGTATTGacaaaaaaattgcaaaaatacCCCCTCACTAATAAAAACCTTAGCCcggcggggaagcccgccccgccccgccaaagcccGCCAAAACCCGCGGTTTAAGCGGTGCGGGTTAGGCGGGCTTTTGCTATTTGGCGGTCCCGATTTTCCAGCCCAGCCCgccttttttggcgggttacgcGGGCCGGCCCAGCGGGTTTaggcccgtttgccacccctacaTGTGAGTAACTAtttgttaatttaatttgttttattattgttgGCAGAAAAGAAAACGTACTTGTTGGACACAGCCAACCGTTGCTCCTTCTTGTGTTGAATCACACTTGAAAACCCTTGAATTTAGAGGATATTGTGATTTTGAGGAAGAACGTACATTTCTGGCTTATTTTCTTGAGAGAGGACTTGTtttgaagaaaatgaaaatcTTCTATGGCTTCAGAAACTTATCGGTAGATAGAAAGCATCAGATTCTCAAGACATTATCTACTTTACCTAGAAGCTCTAACATATGCCAACTTATGTTTGATTGACCCATCATGTTATTTCatacaaatatatatacttGAATAGGTTTGATTATGGCATTGTTTAATAAAAATGCTGAAACATTTCATATAATCCTTAatctttgttttttaatttagtttaaaaattgagattccatgaaaataaaatttcatatacaattatttttagtctaattttttttttctcgtaCTACTAGTTGGAGTTTCAAACATTCACCGAGTGCCAAGTTTCTTCTAAGAACATAGAAATTTACGTGTCGTGTACGTACGCTAGAGTGTACACGTGTCCATGATCACATTACATGTGTGAAAAGAAACAATGCAATAAGAGAAAATTTTCATACATTATCGTGTAACACAAAAAGGTAGTCCTAGATAGCCATCCACTTGTGAGAACTGAATTTAGTAATAAGGGTCATTCTTCACATGATTTTTTAACTTGCTAGTTATTACACGTCTCGTCGCTTATTTTATTAAACCACaaaaaaagttgaagaaaacaTATACAGGGTAGTGTTTTTTTCTAGTCTatattgaatatatatatataataaagaattggaagaatttatggcacaatttttatttatagtaTGCATAAAAATATCTATCTATTTATATGACAAACGttaaaattcttattaaaaaataaaaaatatttatcatctCTTGTATAAATAAAAGTgttaattaataaaagtacCAACGTAAAAGAGAGAACACATGcgacacacacatatatattcttctaaatcaataaattttcaatatatatatatatatatatatatatatatatatatatatatatatatatatatcaacaaCTACTATATTTGATAAGCGAAAAAAAAGGTGCATATTCATCTATCAAATTGtgttttaaaaaagattaatattttttataggacatattttaatttttttatttaatgtaaGAAATTATGTATTCCatcttgtcttttttttttgtcacttttctttataaaaaaacatcttatcatttttttgtatagtctttttttcatattttttttaaaattatttttttcaaaaactaacaTTATATTTTTTACGGGTGAGCACGGCAGCGATACTTGATTGGTCGTTCGAACCCAAACCGAACCAATTAAATTGGTTCTAGAACCAATGGATAATCGGGTCTAAGTCGAACTAAACCAACGACTCTCTCTAATAATAGTTCAGATAACGGTTTTGGGGGTGTGGAATTCGAACCAACCTGTAGACCTAATTATATattaagtaaataaaaaaattttaaaaatatatatgccTTTTAATATGTTtagattttaatatctttaatgtttaatatgtttggattttaatgtgtttagtttttaatgtatttggTGTTAACATATTTGAATTATTTCTATTAATGTTACATATTTATTGTACTTACAGaatatttaagataaaaattttattttttatttttttattttttttatgaatttctgTTTTATCGAGTACCTAATTATCCGAACCGAACCAATCTATTTTTAATCGATTTGGTTTAGTTCCGGTACACACAAACAATATAAATCTAAACCAAATCGAACCAATTATAATTCAATTGATTCGGTTCTAATTTAACCTTAAATCCAAACCAATTTGACTCGTGCTCACccctaatatttttttttaaagtaattccattttataagaataaaaaaagttatatatGAAAACTACAAAGTAAAGATATAAACATAACATTATTGTTTAAGCTTCAAAAATGAGAAGACATGAATCATTCTTTTTTACATATGTTGAGTACAATATCCCATATTTTAGGCTTAATGTTCGATAACATATCCTAATTATACCTGGTCAAAAAATACGGGGAGGGAGGGGGTTAGGGAATAGTCCATTTAATCTCACCATAAACTTGGCCGGAATAAATTCATTGcatatttaattatgtttttaaatACTTATTTAGTATGGTATCATGGACATTCTGTGAGGTTCATGCTGGTTGGTCAAAGatgataatataaaattaaatcatgCACTAAATTCGTTTTTGATATTCTAAGAGTATCTTTAATGGTGAAAAAATGAAGGATTTGTTTACTGTTTGTCTGACAAAAGATAAAGACCAACATTTAGAGTTAAATAAAGATGAGTTACAGCACATTTTTCAAAACAAGCAAGGAGGGACTtgatttgtttttattttaatcaataatattttaacatgtgacaattaaattaaaaaaaattaaataatatggTATTAATATAATAACTAACGTTACATAATATGTTAACCATACATATATTTAACTTTAcgtatataattaaatattataattatttataaattaaatatgatttAAGTATTTAATatagttatttaaaaaattatattaaataattaaattatatttaatttattaataattataataattaattatttaaattataattagtatgagtaattaaattaatattaaatattaattatatatttatattaaattagccGTTACTAGCCATTGTAAAATTAGTTGTTGGAAACTAGCCACTACTATATTACCGTTATCATTaacaaattaatattttgttactCTATATATACCACTTAGATACACTTCTATTTTCACACTTTTTACtactcttcttcatcttcttccaagTTTACAAAATCAAAGTTctgataatattattttttgttcgaaagaatggatccaaaccaactcaactctttcttcaattatttACAAAACTTTTCTCAAATTCCAAATATCCAACAATCTCAAACCGCAAACTCTCAAGTTCCAAATTAAAACTTCACACTACCGAATACATTTCAAAACCCAAATCCACAAAATCTTTATAATTTCAATTCTCAAGCTccttataataatcaatttccTATATTCCAACCGcaaaatcaaaattcacaaaCACCACATTTTCCATTTTCATCCATATTTAATTCCTCTATTGAAAATGTTACTCCAACTTCCTTACCATTTCCAACTCAATTAAGTGCATCAAGACATAACTCATCTGGTGTTGGTGGTTCTTCTAACCCATCCTCTCAGACTCCTATACAATCTAGTTCAAATTTGCAATATTCAGATTTTGCCAACCCTCGTGGATTAGATGCTATCGACatcaatgatgatgatattgaagATCGGAGGCAAGATAGTATTTAACACTAGCATTGGAAAGAGGATGAGATGCTGATCAGTGCATAGTTAAATATTTTAACTGACCCTATAGTTGGTACCgatcaaaaggaaaaatattttGGAGTCGAATTCATAGCTACTGTGTAGAATTTTGCTCCGACATGACAAGGGGGTTGTTGCATGTAAGAAACGATGGTATAAGATCAACAAGGCTGTTGCACAATTTGCTGGTTGCTACGATCAAGCTAGTCGAAACATAAGAAGTGGTTCGAACATTGATGATATAAAGGAGTTGGCCTATAAACTTTATTCCACAAATTATGgtaaaaaaattcacttttgAGAGGCATTGGAACATGCTTCGGTTTGAGCAAAAATAGAGAAGCCAACTACCTACACAAAGTGGCGGCTCAAAGAgaaccaagattagtgcaactGGAGCATACTCATCCTCATCAAACCCAGAAATACCGTTGGCTGACGAACCCGGTGTGGACTCTCCCGTTTGCCCACAAGGATCAAAGAAGAGCAATCGAAAAGGTAAGAAAAAGGCACAAATGTCTGAAAATTTTAGCGAAAAGAAATCATCAgttgttaaaaaattatctctCATGGAAAATATTAAGAATGTTAGAAAAAAGGAATTAATGGataggaaaaaagaaagagaagatgaGAGGGAACATAGAACAAAGATTATGGCAATCAAAGAGAAGGAGTTACAAATTCAAGTGgcaatgaaagaacaagaattaCAAGCTCAAGCGGCAATGAAAGAATAAGAATTACAAACTCAGAGGTATATTAAAGAAATGGAGATAAatgcaaaagaaaggaaaatagAAAGGATGgccaagaaaagggaaagggaaatgTATATGCAAATACTTAATGCTAACACGTCTACAATAAGCGAAAAACGACGAGCTCTTCATGAGATTGCATGTGAGAAAATAATCGCCAAGTGGTTTACTTAATGGTTCCTTGTATTCGTAGAGTTATGTagtatgttcttatttttattgCGTATTACTGGTATGTGATGtagtttgttttatttatttctaatgtaattttttaagtTAGTCAATATTATTGTGCCGTTATTGCTCATGAAAGTGACCGTTGCAAAACTAGCCGTTAAGTAACCGTTATAAAACTAGCCGTTGAGGAGTACGTACTTATTGCAGACACACTCATAAATATCAACTATCAATGACTCTGCAACTCCACTTCAACTCTTCTTTCCCACCTCGAAAGAGAACTAAAAATTACATTTCTAGATATGGCTAGAAATTTTGATGATATGTTTAATGAGGTTGTGTATGGCAAAAGAAAACAGCAAGATAACACACTCATAGATAATTGGATCGCTGAGTGTTTACTCGAAGattcagaagaagaagatatcgATAGAAGCTCTATCCCAACTCCTCGTAGATGGATCAACAGAGATCGAGAAGCAGGACATGATCGCCTTTTCCAAGATTACTTTGCAGATGAACCGGTGTATAATACTGACATTTTTTGACGGAAATTTAGAATGAGAAGACATGTGTTCCTTCGGATAGTAAACGCTCTCTCAAACGTCTATTCGTATTTCCAACAGAAGGTTGAtgcaactggaagaagaggctTGTCACAACTCCAAAAATGTACCACTGCGATACGGATGTTAGCATATGGCGTAGCAGCTGATGCTGTTGATGATTATGTGCGCATAGACGAGAGCACTACAATTGAATGCTTGGAAAAATTTGTTGAAGGTGTCATTTCGGTGTCCGAGGATGAATACTTGCGAAAACCAAATCCAAATGACGTACGCCTCCTACTACAAATGGCGGAGGGTCGTGGCTTTCCTGGCATGTTGGGTAGCATTGACTGCATGCATTGGCAATGAAAAAATTGTCCAAAGGCGTGGAAAGGTATGTACATGAGTGGTTATCGTGGGGTTGCAACCATAGTACTTGAGGTTGTAGCATCTTCAAACCTTTGGATATGACATGCGTTCTTTGGAGTTTCTGATTCAAATAACGATATCAACGTGTTAGATCGTTTTCCAATGTTCGATGATATTCTAAATAACCGTGCTCCGGAGGTAAATTATACTATTAATAGTAATAATTATACTATGAGATACTATCTAGCAGACGGTATTTATCCTGAATGGGCCACATTTGTCAAATCAATCTCAAAGCCACAAGGGGAGAAACACAAGTTATTTGTACAATACCAAGAAGGGCAAAGAAAAGATGTGGAGCGAGCATTCGGTGTGTTGCAAGCACGCTTTGCAATTATACGTGGTCCAACTCAGTTTTGggaaaagaagaagcttgccaACATAATGAGAGCTTGtattaaattacataatatgATTGTTGAGGATGAAAGAGACACTTATGCAGGAAAATTTGCTCAAGACTTAGAGTATGATGATGTCGAAAATGGCTTATCACAACCTCAGCTGGGAGAAGAAGATTTTGCACCATACCATTAATTTCTCCAAAGAAATGCCCAACTTCAAAATAGGCAGCAACATAGACAATTGAAAGAGGACTTGATTGAACACATATGGTAATTTCACAATGCTTGTTGTCAACTATAGAGCttaattatgtttttctttgtaTTAAATAAGTTTACAAATTAGTGTAATCCCGAattatatattgtattattgttatatatgaatttatttaatatttatatcctttaatagtgaattatttttaaatttataaatttaaattatattattaaaaaaattaattacattaattttaagtattttaattaattaattaagtgggaccacaatagggactaaagttagttcttcctaatggagaagagagagataCTTTGAGTTTCTATTTATTGTTTATGACGCAAAAACTGATGTGGAGTTACTTTTTATGACAGGTGAGCCATAAACAGGAACTGAGATGAGTTCTCTACTGGAAATGATCTAATGGTATGAATTATATTCCTGAAATTGACAAAAGTACATCATATTAGTTCCTAATCCATTTTTTATTAAAGACGTGAACATGGATTGATGATGTAGAATGTTAGTGACATGTGTCACTCCATGGTTTGGTCACGTGTAATGGTATGATGATATGTTGATCGGTAACACATAGTATGTTGATGTGGACAGTTGTGCCACGTGTCATCCGCTATGTCATCATTGTAgatgcaccaaattagtccctcactttacattaagtgactcattttagtccctgaaGCTGAATGTCGTGCACCAAACTAGTTCATTCACTagttttttctcattttctttctataaatttaaaattctcaaTATCTTTGAATgcattaatttcaattctatttttcacatgttatttaaatacaagtgcttttataaaatattttttctcttgcgGGTATCGCCGTTTTGGAGTTGATGTGAAGACATTTCAAGTATCCGCACTACCATCTCCGACCTCTTTCGTCTAGATTGAAGAAGTTGGAGATGGTAGTAAGGGTGCTTGAAGTGCCTTCAGTCTAGTCCATATATTTcataagaacaaaaaaatatatattttaattcttgatttcttgttaaaaacactttttttattaaaaaatatatctaatcaatcatataattcttttttttataataacatacttatatattacaaaatttatcaatgttaaattattataaaaaattatataattaaaactaaaatcataaatttttttataaaaatacttgtATTTAAACgatatatgaaaaaatagaattgaaattagtgcatctaaaatattaaatattttaaattttaaaaaaataaataaaactagtGAAAGGAATAGTTTGGTACACGACGTtcaatttcagggactaaaaCGAGTCACTTAATGTAAAATGAGGGGCTAATTTGGTGCATCTACAATGATGACATAATGGATGACACGTAGACAAATAATGTTGCGATACGTGACACAAACGGACACGTGGCCAAATAGCATTGTGACACGTGACACAACCATCGACATCAGCATACCACATATCACCAATCAACACATCATCATACCATTACACGTGGCTAAACCATGGAGTGACATGTGTCACTAACAACCCATGTCATCACGTCGTTAATAGAAAATGAGTGAGGGACTAATATGGTGCACTTTTATCAATCTCAGAAACGTAGGTAGTGCAATAACAGTGCAATtagaatttcaaaaatattttagtgTACGACATCAATTTTAGAGACCATTTTGGAGTTTAACTCTGCCAATATATCCATAGCAGAGATAATAATCTATAAAATTAATGTATTAAGCTACACATTAAACTCATTCAATGAATTTTCTCAAGAATGGTAATGCAATTAAATTTGATGAAAGGtttgcaagaaaaataaaattaaatatataaatttaattttaatacattaattatataaattattttatacattcatttaattatatttatttctcTAAAGACAATcattttaaaaatgttattatttttaatatattataatacacaattaaataaatacataaaaaaaatttatatcatcccttcatcaaaattatatatatacctAACACCCTTAATTAATTTGTATCAGTGTTTATATGAGTTCATAATGATGTGAGTTCCAtcataaaaatctaaatttcaATGTCCCATTCCATGACCACATTACACTTCTAGAACAACTAGAGTAATTAAGCTATATGCCTATATGCATACACACAAatgacaaaaatattaaatagtGTACTatctttattaatatttttaactttttaaaaccatatctGTTGTTATAGAGAAATACTAGGTCATTCAAATTTATTGTTTTCTTATGACCATATCACTATGTTATTTATGATACTTTA includes:
- the LOC130961184 gene encoding uncharacterized protein LOC130961184, whose amino-acid sequence is MARNFDDMFNEVVYGKRKQQDNTLIDNWIAECLLEDSEEEDIDRSSIPTPRRWINRDREAGHDRLFQDYFADEPKVDATGRRGLSQLQKCTTAIRMLAYGVAADAVDDYVRIDESTTIECLEKFVEGVISVSEDEYLRKPNPNDVRLLLQMAEGRGFPGMLDRFPMFDDILNNRAPEVNYTINSNNYTMRYYLADGIYPEWATFVKSISKPQGEKHKLFVQYQEGQRKDVERAFGVLQARFAIIRGPTQFWEKKKLANIMRACIKLHNMIVEDERDTYAGKFAQDLEYDDVENGLSQPQLGEEDFAPYH